GCTCGAGCCGATATCCTCAGGCCTATATCCACACTCCAATTCGATCAATTGCCCCTATTCACTGCAATGGGTCATATCCTGCATAAGATGCTAGTTGCAGCTAGGATAGTTacgataagtaaataaataggtacatattcttTCGAGAAAATGTATACTTTCGTGGACAGAAAATTTAAATCGGAAATTGACGTCAACAAGTGTTGATTGTTTACAGTGCATCTGGCACGTaccaatataaaataaatataactataggtacatattaaatataggtacctaccttctCGTAGGTACCAGTGATGCACGGGCAAATGATTGTAAATAAGTTCTAATTAACTATCCTACGTATCATTGTATGTTTCTATTTTTATAATAGCTCAGTTCCGTCGTAAGTTTTCGGGTCAAAAGTCCCCGCTGCGGGTGTGAGACAGCTACCGGTATCACGTGCCACCCGATACCGGGCCCGGAACCGAAACGGATACCGGCTCTAATCCCATCCGGTAATTAACACCCTATAAATGTTACAAGTGGATTCCTTGTTGGATTCTTGCTAACTGTATGttgttcatttgtttttatttggttCAGTTTACTCCTTGATTCTTGATTTTTTTAGGATTTGAAAATgtaatattgatttatttttagaGGTATTAAACGATTTAACATAAGTTAAGACCATTTTCCCCATCTCAGTTAAGTAAGTAAAGGCTTTAAATAAAGTTGTTAAAATGGGTCTGCTTTAGCATAATATTAGAttgataagtaggtaggtaggtatatatagttTATACAGATGACCACAAACTAATAAAAGCTAAAACATAACgttgttaattttgtattaaatatcGGTATTACATTTATTACCTATACCTACGTTATCCACGCCATCGTTAATCCGAAACTTTTTTTGGCTTCTATAAGTCCGTGGTGGGTCGAGATATTCCGCGAGAACCTTATCTGCGTCTCAGCAGATGCTTACGAATTTGGCATAAAGTCTAATTTCGCTTGATCCATGTTCTGTATTAAGTTGTACCTACTGAACGTATTTatgtataaatgtattgacagggAAAAGGCTTATGTTAGTTAGTTAACCTATAGCAGATAAGCTCTTTTTCTGAAAAGAAAATAATAGGCCCCTCGCGGTGTCAAATTCGCGATAGCCCCTTGCTTGTTAACGTGGAAAATGCTCATAAGGCAATTTTCTGAGCCACAGTGTTGCATAATTTGGTATTTACATGTTTAAAAGACGGATAGAaaagaggggaaactaggtacTTATTCACCGGGCAATTTAACACTCTAGAAGGCAAACAGGCGGATTCATTCAACACTGTCGACTGTAATGCTCTTGAATAGCATCAACTCTATTTTCTTTCACTGAAAgcgtttcttttgttttttgtttgctGGGTGACTAGGTAGTCACCAAAGTTACGGACACTAATTTGGTTACAATTTAATTGAGAAGACTGACTGACTTAGAATTTCAATTACTGTTTATTTAATTAGGTATTGTACTAAAACATGGTGCGATTTTAaaagtacataaataaataaggttaTTAAAGCAATACGTAAATTATGAAGATAACTTCTTATCTTATTTAATTAAGACTTTTTCAGAATGAGCACGGATGGCAATACACTgaattttattataggtacatagaGGGAAATGGGGACTTGGCTTTAaacggttcaggcggagtatgtcactttcttaggacgtcacattctgaggacgtcacattctgagttcgtcactttctgagtacgtcactttatgagaacgccactttctgaggacgtcacattctgaggaagtcacattctgagttcgtcactttctgagtacgtcactttatgagaacgccactttctgaggacgtcactttctgagttcgtcactttctgagtacgtcactttctgagaacgccactttctgagtacgtcactttctgaggacgtcactttctgagaacgccactttctgaggacgtcactttctgagtacgtcacgtttttagcataggtacgatttaacagtataatatacctgcacgaaaaatgtatactgccagcaaccagattaGCTGTTCGACATACCTACGGTTGCTTTTATATcctacataccaataccaatctctgtttgccttacgcctgactggtagagaattccatttggAAAAACGTCCTATGTTacgtgcaataaagtgaaaatagacaaataaataataaaaaaacaatttaattatgtttaaatcagattatttaattcagaatacttagaaactacaagcaccaaaacatttagccacagattggagttaggccggcaacagcttcgattcaatacacataaatgtttcgcacagtaggaaccatgattttatcattcgcccctgtgattagctggtgaagATACGGCAAGCTCACTGACACCAGTAGAAGGTTTAttcccacatatttacatttaaacagactgccgctcctttcgtgacaacatattcttcagcataccgcgtcttctgtcatgtctccataaACTCACGTGTTTTTTGCTGATGATagtgtaaattttggatatctgcgtataaaaatcagctcttgcagttttattttagacAAGTTTTGTTTCTTCTCGTGTCACCTCTGGAGAATAGGCGTCtaaggattttttcttcatatcgTTGCCGAATTTCAGAATATATGTTCAGCCATCAATCACTTCTGCGTATGGAGTGATCCATACTctcatagttctcatgttctgcatatatttaatgtaatttatttgtttgttttcttcctatataggttacacgatgaatttttaaatttatattacattgtacttttagcctgacaataaaaatctatcatgtcgccgatttgacatcgctgattttttttctatttaaaatccgaaactacaaaaaggttaggtatatagtttgtcaaaggactgtctcatttcaaacatagacagagataaacatactatctttgtcttacactagtactagcacccaaaagaaaaggatgagtgtagtttttattgttcttatttaatgacaaatttgattgaccacttacagtccgttaactctcagaatgaacttcgtttttcgggtaaaatcggacgtattcgcgtaatagaaaatgacagcgtcgtactgatttagttgcaacttgcaatccaacactcaaactatacagggtggtatATACCACgacgtccaaaattttttttagattcctcaattcaattatagaatatgtatgtattatatattatattatatattatattatttttcgtagttttcgagttatgaatttttaaacttttaacttttgttaagaaattccggggtgaaccaattaatttatttaaaaaaactattgatcattttgaatgtttctttttgtaaataatcctttacaaacgacgcagttgctaaaaaaatcagcatcctcacttggctgcgagttggaaaaaaaaagacaaaagtcaatgttttacgttcaagcaggtcaagtttagattttacctaataaaaaaaaaacaagcgagttcaacgacttttggttattttagaaattGCTAGtcccaaagtttttttttaaaggtaaaaaaaagtgacaatagtcataatttgacagagtcaccggtcaaaggaatcgaggtggaaagttcccaaattagtaatctaatagcccacgtagtgaagaatctaaaaaaaaacaacggattgcactccgggagtgccggcagaagtgaaaactcaatgacattgtaacagtttttcgatcaggtcacgtgtccgtcttacgtcttacgaatcttacggtcacgtgacctgtcgcgagtttaacatattttccccatcacaaaaagtgcacagcgctgctaaagaagttttcacttcaaaattttgGACATCAGGTTTGTACCAACCTGTATAGagtagttaataccaccataactagtaggtaaatatttaaattcatattaaaatatgtgacttttaagtattgtataattatttacaaattaattttaaaatttttgtttcaattttttttttattttaaagtaaattttaattaaaactagagaaaataaaaaaaaaaaaaaaactataaaaatatacttacctacaaaaaaagatgtgactgttattattaccactctgtataatttcagccagaagtagtaaatgacggtgtgacgttctgctttcaaattctgattctattttatttagattatgacaaaaagtcaaatcgcaatatagtcatcaaccaaatattaagcataacgtcattaaattagggcttgttttacattgagacaataggtatccctaactttttgcgagtgagtaagaaagcagaacagcagtatcaccttcgcgtgttaccgccgatacccgatgtaagtatctttctaaaatccgaaggtcattctgagagttaacggactgtagataatatgttgcgctagcttcgacccgcgacttcatctgcttggaaatatgacgatgatgatgatatcgtacctatgctaaaaaacgtgacgtactcagaaagtgacgtcctcagaaagtggcgttctcagaaagtgacgtcctcagaaagtgacgtcctcagaaagtgacgtcctcagaaagtgacgtactcagaaagtggcgttctcagaaagtgacgtcctcagaaagtgacgtactcagaaagtggcgttctcagaaagtgacgtactcagaaagtgacgaactcagaaagtgacgtcctcagaaagtggcgttctcataaagtgacgtactcagaaagtgacgaactcagaatgcgacgtcctcagaatgtgacgtcctaagaaagtgacatactccgcctgaaccctTTAAACTACCTATTAGGTATTTAATACGATTAGGTAAACTCACGGTAAAAcaatagtacttaaaagtataGGTAGAATCAATCTAATTTAGTTGACCGATTCCTTTCTCCCTAACCAGGACTCCAATACCCCAGAACCTCGAGTGAGCGGAGAAGTGTCTCTCACCATCCCACAGCGGAACTACGGGGCCATCGGCGGCGTTGAAAAGGTCACTTACACCTGGGCGGACATCAACGCCTTCGCCACAGAAAATAGGTCCAGGAGCAGAAGGTTCTGGAACTTCTGGAAGGGGTCCAATGATCGCATGTTCCAGCAGAGGAAGCAGTTGTTGAAGAATGGTAGGTATCCATCTGCTACCAAATATTATACTTAGATGATACGTGGTCTACCTCGTTATTTTCGATACCCAAATTTGATCTGCTATCTCAAGCTACTTTCTTTTTTGAATAATCTCGTGAGGTGATCGAATCTGAAACTGATTTATCACTATTACTAAACACGAATAAAAGACACGCATGCCAAGTGAATTACCggattttaccatttttatcgCACTAAATCTAAGCTCAAGCGTACCCTATATAAACGGTACTTAACTCTGTGCGTGCTGCGTTTTTTAAAATTCTTGTGAAGCGTAATAACATTAATCTTATTATACTTTTTGACCTTTTTGTTAATTAATGACACCTACTTTTAATTACGAGCCTTCtcaatgataaataaattagtTCTCACACTTCTATCGGTTTACTTTTGATAGAAAATCCAAAACATTGACAATTGTCAACTCTTTTTAGTAAACGGCGCCGCGTATCCCGGCGAACTCCTCGCCATCATGGGTTCCTCAGGCGCCGGCAAGACCACTCTCCTGAACACACTGACCTTCCGCACCAATGGTGGAGTGGTATCCAGTGGTACACGAGCTCTTAATGGGCAACCAGCCACCCCTGAAGCGCTGACGGCGTTGTCGGCGTATGTGCAGCAACAGGATTTGTTTATTGGCACGCTGACGGTTAGGGAGCATCTAGTTTTCCAGGTAAGATTTATTATAAAACCGATTCCAACAGTAGCCATAGGTTCTGAAGGTGATGATAACTCGTTTGAACACACTGACCTTCCGCACCAATGGCGGAGTGGTATCCAGTGGTACACGAGCTCTTAATGGGCAACCAGCCACCCCTGAAGTGCTGACGCCGCTGTCGGCTGTCGGCGTACGTGCAGCAACAGGATTTGTTTATTGGCACGCTGACGGTTAGAGAGCATCTAGTTTTCCAGGTAAGATTTATTATAAAACCGATTTCAATAAAAGTTATAGTCATAGGATCTTTGTATTTGAGAGTTAATGCTTAGAGAGCATTTGATGTTTCaggtaaatattatatattattataatatataagtattatattttatcatatGTATGAAGTCCGACATTCCAATAGAGGTCATGGTAAATGTATCGTTTAATTTACAATGAACCAATGACTCCAACACGTGACTTCAACCTGTATTAAgctattaaataaatgtaatagaTATTATTCAGTAAGTAACTACTAATCTTCGTTTTGCATAATATTAGGTCACGCAGGTACATACAAACTATTTATGTCTGGCATTTTATTATGCTAATATACAAGGCAAGAGACAAGCAATGACTAAGGCATAACTATCCCTAGAACGGCCCGGGTTAACTTGAGGATTTATGTCATGAGATAACAAATTGTGTATTAAGATGATTTAATATGGTAAGGTTTAATTTGATTTTTTCCAACAGGCTTTAGTACGAATGGATCGTCACATACCATACGCACAACGGATGCGCAGAGTGGGAGAAGTCATCCAAGAGGTAAGGAATGATAGTCTTCAAATCCTACTCCACATCATCTTCCAAAAAATAGCATTATCTTATTACGTAAAATATCTTATTCGTATATAGATATATCGTATCTTATTGTGTAAAAGCTCGGGCTGTCAAGGCTGagtaggggcccgattcggattttgaaatagacatctattagacatcaccaagatacgataacgatatgtttaagatctaacctgtcaaatttgacatttgcgcgattctggatatactgttgaacgatttccacaggatatgacttagagatccaattcacatctaattgatatcttactctatctaacgtaaaagtgacattggttgcccgaattgcgctgcaaaagagaactagttgatatctaaactataacgtatctagaatggatctagtacgtgtcgtctcttgtgaatatcttgaagttcgaatacggcagttagtaTTCAAAATGTgcttaattaacaaaataaatgactACATGTACCTACTCGCGTCTAATTCTTCTATCTATGCAATATTATCGTGGTTGGTGAAGATTATTGATTCGATACACTGGAATCGTTTTACCATAGTAAGTTTAGAGATTAGGGAAAGCCATTAAAATACTTACGTTTTGATAGAACCGGTTTTGGCTACGTAATCCGTTAGGCGCCTGACGAGTTTAACAAAATGTTGACGTTTCTGGAGTTTTCTTTCTTTTAATTTAATGGagatttgttgattacaatataattatatgttatgTACACATAAAATCAAATAGATCACTTCTATGCTAGAGAGATAATATTTCAGGATTTCctattctttattatttataatgtaatgctattatgaaaataaaactttataacACGCTTAACCAGCGTTTCTCAAACTATGGGTCGCGACCCATTGGTGGGTCGGGAACGAATATTGAGTGGGCCCTGAAGCTACTAGAGAAACTGAGTGTTACCAATTATTTTATGCCCTTTTTAAGACGGCCAAGAGGTGGGTCCCGAAATTTGGCATTTTTTATTAGGTGGGTCAGAGCCTAGTTaactttgggaaccactgcGCTAAACAAATTCGTAATCCCAACCTACAAGTGTTGTTTCCTTTGCAGCTAGCCTTATCAAAGTGCCAAAACACCGTAATCGGCATACCAGGACGATTGAAGGGCATATCAGGTGGCGAGATGAAACGTCTGTCCTTCGCCAGCGAGGTGCTTACAGACCCGCCGCTAATGTTCTGCGATGAACCTACCTCCGGCCTTGATTCTTTCATGGCTCAGAACGTCATCCAGGTTTGTTGTACTTCATTAAAATTTTCCTTCGTAGCCAACTTCAACACAATGCTAATAAGTACAACATTTATCAGGAGACAAGGTAGCATGACAAGTTGAAAACCTATTAGAAGAATTAGTCAATAATTAATCCAACAATGTTGACGTCGGTCATATCCATAACGAATGATAAATCGCACTTTTCTGTTGATGCTAAATTAGGATTTTAAGTACAGGTATGTAAAATTATTGAATACATCATTTTAATACTAACTGTCTTCTCGTCAAGGTGTTGAAGGGACTGGCGCAGAAGGGCAAGACAGTGGTGTGCACAATCCACCAACCTTCTTCGGAGTTATACGCCATGTTCGACAAGCTGCTCATCATGGCGGACGGACGCGTTGCGTTCCTCGGCTCGCCTGACCAGGCCACGGACTTCTTTAAGGAGTAAGTATTCTGTGATTGGCCCCAGGGGCCGTAGCCATGGCGACAATCGTTTATCGACAAGTGCAAATCGTAAAAAATATCGGGATACACATAAGAACGATTGTCACTTAGGTAAGCTCCCTGTTGGATTAAGAATTTCTTGACAAATTTGGTCTTTTGTTACTAATCTAAATATAGTGCAACAAATTATATGGGAAATAAAGCTTGCTATATTTTTGTTGGATTCctgctgtattttttttactttaattaatGGTGAAGAAATAAAGTCGGAAGATAATCATGGTTTTCCTCCCACTAGGTTAGGTGCGGCATGTCCAGCCAACTACAACCCCGCAGACCACTTCATACAAATCCTGGCTGGAGTGCCGGGCAGGGAAGAGGCGACCCGGCACACTGTGGATACAGTGTGCACGGCGTTCGCCAAGTCTGAACTAGGGTGCCAAATAGCTGCTGAGGCTGAAAATGCATTGCTGCACCAGGTGAGTTTCTTCTATCCCAACAGATATGTGCCTAAATACCTATTTCCGAATTGTTCAAACTGCTTCTTAGCCTTCCATAATGTCACGTTCAAACTTTAAGCTGGCGAAAGCTTTTTTGAGTAACTTCTTTTGACGGTAAAGGTTACCTTTTAATCACACATTTAAGCTGTACGAGTGTCATAATTGGCTAAacaaaatattcaataaaaaaaaagtctgtCTGGTATACGATATATTtggtagtaggtacttataagtaGTACCTACTTGACCAAACATCTATCACACTCAATAGCTAAGGAAAATGATTTCAGAGTTATTAACGAGTGTACAAATCCCCCAAAATAGCGCAAGATTTCCTCTGGGTGGACGGACTCAGCGTGGTCGACGCCAAGCCTGCGCTCGCGCCGCCGCTCACCATATAAAGTATCATGGTGGGCGCAGTTCCGCGCTGTTCTTTGGCGATCATGGCTTTCAGTTACTAAAGAACCCATGCTTATCAAAGTGCGGTTTCTACAGACAATTGTAAGTATCTTCACCttgataattttctgatgatTGTAGATTTATTACTCGTAAATACGTAATTTTTCTTCTTTAAACATTTGTCTTCTCCAAGTTCACATCTTCTAACACTTcttgaattctttatttttatttacttgttaGTTCTAATTCAGCAAGTGTCAATCATTCTCTATAGATCCAGTCGATAGATCCAAATGGATCTAGTGAGAAAAGTTTTTCTCCTAAGATCCAAAATGTATGTTCTTTTCAAACATCCCTTGTTTTTTGTAATCATTAAGAACATTGCAATTTTTCTAACACTATGCTGATAAGTAAGATATTGTACAGATGGTGTCCATATTGATCGGGGTGATCTACTTCGGCCAACATTTGGACCAGGATGGTGTCATGAATATTAATGGAGCCATCTTCATGTTCCTCACCAACATGACCTTCCAGAACATCTTCGCTGTCATCAATGTAAGTAATTTTATCAGTATTATTGTCAgtgttatattttttatcattgtcCTCACTTTTCTTGACATCATCGTCATTTTTATCAACATTCGTAGTAATTATTAGATATAAaattacatataggtacaaaCTTAATTAGGTGTTTGTAACtttttttagtacctatactCGTGTTTTTGCTCTCACAATCAACAACATGTAAATACCTATGTCTAAAAGCTAAACACAAatcattacctacttattttttttaaccgactttaatttcatagaaggaggaggttctgtattcggttgtggctatgtttttttttttatgtatgttcaccgattactccgagacccgtgggtcgatttgagtaattatttttttgttcgaaagaaggtacttccaaggtggtcccacattaatctggtgctgttctggtGATGGAATctatgaggaattgagggaactcctcaatttttcaaagcacatgtatggtgatttgggtgttttcttaagcaactcgagcattttctctcgaaaagcaccaatttgatgaagtggacctgatgatgatgattgttttgatgataatcatgacgatttcttaaaatgtaggacgttcagcgattactccgagacccgtggtccgatttgagcaattctttttttgttcgaaagaaggtacttacttccaaggtggtcccacattaatctggtgctgttgtgatgatgggatccatgaagaattgagggaactcctcaattgttaaaggcacatgtatggtaatttgggtattgtcttaagcaaatcaagcattccctcttgaaaatcactaatttgatagagtggacctgatgatgatgattgttgatgataataatgatgattttataaatgtagattactccgaaacccgtggtccgatttgagtaattcttttttcgtttgaactaaaaggctactgaggagtcgggaaatggcggttgaaaggttggtggttcagggtcgaggggttccgtgatcaggggttgagtgatcggggggttgagggattggggggTTGAGgtattgggtcagtggcggggcggaggatggattttgtgtttgtgtagtgtagtgacaggaataatttcgaatttagtgatacgcattatTATGCTTTTCATTCATGCATCACacgtcactcataagcttttaacaatgccttaaaactaaaaattgaaaaataaaaacttttacgtaaaaaaagaaaaccgacttcaaaaaggatgaaataaaatattatccgtttttaagtatatgcgttaccaactgatatgtttgaagtcggtgccacgacaaatagtaacaataccggtcaaaaagAATCAGGTTTATGTCTATAATTCACATTACAactttactaatattataatggtgaaagtaattctgtctgtctctttgtcaccttttcggctaaac
The Cydia splendana chromosome 8, ilCydSple1.2, whole genome shotgun sequence genome window above contains:
- the LOC134792703 gene encoding protein white, which encodes MTAGTEEHEPLISSSAEHQRVTYNASPQDSNTPEPRVSGEVSLTIPQRNYGAIGGVEKVTYTWADINAFATENRSRSRRFWNFWKGSNDRMFQQRKQLLKNVNGAAYPGELLAIMGSSGAGKTTLLNTLTFRTNGGVVSSGTRALNGQPATPEALTALSAYVQQQDLFIGTLTVREHLVFQALVRMDRHIPYAQRMRRVGEVIQELALSKCQNTVIGIPGRLKGISGGEMKRLSFASEVLTDPPLMFCDEPTSGLDSFMAQNVIQVLKGLAQKGKTVVCTIHQPSSELYAMFDKLLIMADGRVAFLGSPDQATDFFKELGAACPANYNPADHFIQILAGVPGREEATRHTVDTVCTAFAKSELGCQIAAEAENALLHQRKISSGWTDSAWSTPSLRSRRRSPYKVSWWAQFRAVLWRSWLSVTKEPMLIKVRFLQTIMVSILIGVIYFGQHLDQDGVMNINGAIFMFLTNMTFQNIFAVINVFCSELPIFIREHHNGMYRADVYFLSKTLAEAPVFATIPLVFTTIAYYMIGLNPAPERFFIASGLAALITNVATSFGYLISCASSSVSMAASVGPPIIIPFMLFGGFFLNSGSVPPYLGWISYLSWFRYGNEALLVNQWAGVDSIACTRENFTCPASGQVVLETLSFSEDDFNFDVINMVLLFIGFRLLAYFALLIRARRTK